A single Buteo buteo chromosome 17, bButBut1.hap1.1, whole genome shotgun sequence DNA region contains:
- the EVA1A gene encoding protein eva-1 homolog A isoform X6, producing MEPVGVSTEMALLSNILAAYAFITENPERAALYFVSGVCIGLVLTLLALVLRVSCRTDCKRSSAKKPPRERESDSDSSDSDDDSDTTSDLSARRHRRFERTLNMNVFTSAEELERAQRLEERERIIREIWMNGQPDIPGTRSLNRYY from the exons ATGGAGCCCGTGGGCGTTAGCACAGAGAtggcactgctcagcaacatcCTAGCAGCGTACGCCTTTATCACAG AAAACCCCGAGCGGGCCGCTCTGTATTTTGTCTCCGGAGTGTGCATCGGACTCGTCTTGACCCTGCTGGCCCTGGTGCTAAGGGTGTCCTGCCGAACTGACTGCAAACGCTCCTCCGCCAAAAAACCTCCTCGGGAGCGGGAGAGCGACAGCGACAGCAGCGACAGCGATGACGATTCGGACACCACTTCGGACCTGTCAGCCCGCAGGCACCGCAGGTTCGAGAGGACTTTGAACATGAACGTCTTCACTTCGGCGGAGGAGCTGGAGCGAGCTCAGCGGCTGGAGGAGCGGGAGCGCATCATCCGGGAGATCTGGATGAACGGCCAGCCGGACATCCCAGGGACCAGGAGCCTCAACCGCTACTACTAA
- the EVA1A gene encoding protein eva-1 homolog A isoform X5 has product MRSPRGDARVGPWVPKKLLHETQPRPTNYQGFQKPHFPLWPRVFDPNVIGDGVFLSDVSPSNIGRALPAEKKKGRSATFYPLDNTPFLLPVDETQPPALNSSMEPVGVSTEMALLSNILAAYAFITENPERAALYFVSGVCIGLVLTLLALVLRVSCRTDCKRSSAKKPPRERESDSDSSDSDDDSDTTSDLSARRHRRFERTLNMNVFTSAEELERAQRLEERERIIREIWMNGQPDIPGTRSLNRYY; this is encoded by the exons TTCCCAAGAAGCTTCTGCATGAAACCCAGCCAAGACCAACCAATTACCAAGGATTTCAGAAGCCACATTTTCCACTGTGGCCAAGAGTGTTTGATCCCAATGTTATAGGGGATGGCGTGTTCCTTTCTGATGTCTCTCCTTCCAACATAGGGCGAGCTCTCCCAG cagagaagaagaaagggagatCGGCCACATTCTACCCTCTAGACAACACCCCCTTCTTGCTTCCCGTGGATGAGACACAACCGCCGGCGCTCAACAGCAGCATGGAGCCCGTGGGCGTTAGCACAGAGAtggcactgctcagcaacatcCTAGCAGCGTACGCCTTTATCACAG AAAACCCCGAGCGGGCCGCTCTGTATTTTGTCTCCGGAGTGTGCATCGGACTCGTCTTGACCCTGCTGGCCCTGGTGCTAAGGGTGTCCTGCCGAACTGACTGCAAACGCTCCTCCGCCAAAAAACCTCCTCGGGAGCGGGAGAGCGACAGCGACAGCAGCGACAGCGATGACGATTCGGACACCACTTCGGACCTGTCAGCCCGCAGGCACCGCAGGTTCGAGAGGACTTTGAACATGAACGTCTTCACTTCGGCGGAGGAGCTGGAGCGAGCTCAGCGGCTGGAGGAGCGGGAGCGCATCATCCGGGAGATCTGGATGAACGGCCAGCCGGACATCCCAGGGACCAGGAGCCTCAACCGCTACTACTAA